Proteins from a genomic interval of Paenibacillus sp. FSL R5-0623:
- a CDS encoding M23 family metallopeptidase — MNTKLRIKQRREERIRRLMDGATVEVLQEQKLGSLLDKNEIIHPKPFTPSEGIQERDPEWLWKKENGHFVPGGHSRFNLFKSLLKRTVISALIFGGVWGLFQLDTSWTTSPKTVIADALHRDMDFASAAAWYERHFGGTPSFLPVLGHTTDAVNGSGIRQLLGKPISGTVVQPFALSMKGIEIVPDAAGAELIQVASSDAGRVMEVIGDAVSGFTVVIQHTGNFTAIYGRLNESEVSVNDWVEAGNPVGSLKATGGEQPATLYFAVKEGEEYVDPAEVVALD; from the coding sequence ATGAACACGAAACTCAGAATCAAGCAGAGACGAGAGGAACGCATTCGGCGACTGATGGATGGTGCCACTGTGGAGGTCTTACAGGAGCAGAAATTAGGTTCACTGTTGGACAAGAATGAGATCATACACCCAAAACCATTTACGCCTAGTGAAGGGATACAGGAAAGAGATCCGGAATGGTTGTGGAAAAAAGAGAATGGTCATTTTGTTCCAGGGGGGCATTCGAGATTCAACCTGTTCAAGTCACTTCTCAAACGGACGGTCATTAGCGCTTTGATATTTGGCGGAGTATGGGGTCTGTTTCAGTTGGATACATCGTGGACGACCTCACCCAAAACAGTAATTGCGGATGCACTCCATCGGGATATGGATTTTGCCTCAGCAGCGGCTTGGTATGAACGGCATTTTGGAGGAACGCCTTCATTTCTTCCGGTCCTCGGTCATACGACGGATGCTGTCAATGGTTCAGGTATTCGGCAGTTACTGGGCAAACCGATCTCAGGCACAGTGGTTCAGCCATTCGCGCTGAGCATGAAGGGAATTGAGATCGTTCCGGATGCCGCAGGTGCAGAACTTATACAGGTCGCAAGTTCTGATGCGGGGCGTGTCATGGAGGTTATCGGCGATGCAGTTAGTGGATTCACAGTTGTCATCCAGCATACAGGCAATTTCACGGCAATATACGGTCGTCTGAACGAAAGTGAAGTGAGCGTGAATGATTGGGTGGAAGCGGGGAATCCGGTGGGGAGTCTCAAGGCTACGGGTGGTGAGCAACCGGCCACGCTCTATTTTGCAGTCAAAGAGGGGGAGGAGTACGTAGACCCGGCGGAAGTTGTTGCTCTTGATTAG
- the obgE gene encoding GTPase ObgE, translated as MFVDKAKIYVKAGDGGDGIISFRREKYVPNGGPAGGDGGRGADIIFRVDEGLRTLMDFRYQRHFKAPRGEKGRNKSQHGANAENMIVRIPPGTIILDEDSGEVLADMTRHGQQVVIARGGRGGRGNIRFATPNNPAPELAENGEEGQERYIVLELKVMADVGLVGFPSVGKSTLLSVVSSAKPKIGAYHFTTITPNLGVVGVGEGRSFVMADLPGLIEGAHEGVGLGHEFLRHVERTRIIVHVVDMSGSEGRDPFEDWQKINDELKLYNPLLAERTQIVAANKMDMPDSEANLEQFLQQVREVQPDIEVMPISSLTRKGIQELLYRAADLLDQVPDERVVEEVADVSERKVYSLDKKEDDGFKIVRENEMFVVESAKIDRMMKRMQLNSHEAILKLARTLRYMGVDAELRKRGAVEGTIVRIGDFEFEFVEGSSYY; from the coding sequence ATGTTTGTAGATAAAGCGAAGATTTATGTAAAAGCCGGAGACGGAGGGGACGGAATTATTTCTTTCCGTCGTGAGAAGTATGTACCAAACGGCGGACCTGCCGGGGGCGATGGAGGCAGAGGAGCTGACATCATTTTCCGCGTGGATGAAGGTTTGCGTACGTTGATGGATTTCCGTTACCAGCGTCACTTCAAGGCCCCACGTGGTGAGAAGGGACGTAATAAAAGTCAGCATGGTGCAAACGCGGAGAATATGATTGTGCGCATTCCACCAGGAACGATCATCTTGGATGAAGACAGTGGAGAAGTACTGGCGGATATGACACGTCACGGTCAACAGGTTGTTATTGCTCGTGGTGGTCGGGGCGGACGGGGTAACATCCGATTTGCTACACCGAACAATCCCGCACCTGAACTTGCTGAGAACGGTGAAGAAGGACAAGAGCGTTACATCGTACTCGAACTGAAAGTTATGGCAGATGTTGGTCTGGTTGGTTTCCCGAGTGTCGGGAAATCCACATTGCTTTCTGTCGTTTCGTCAGCCAAGCCAAAGATCGGTGCATACCATTTCACAACCATTACACCGAATCTGGGTGTAGTCGGTGTAGGAGAAGGCCGAAGCTTTGTCATGGCCGATCTGCCTGGATTGATTGAAGGTGCGCATGAAGGGGTCGGACTGGGACATGAGTTCCTGCGTCACGTCGAGCGTACTCGTATTATTGTTCATGTCGTAGATATGTCGGGTTCAGAAGGACGCGATCCTTTTGAAGACTGGCAGAAAATCAATGACGAATTGAAGTTGTACAATCCACTTCTCGCCGAGAGAACGCAAATTGTAGCAGCTAACAAGATGGATATGCCAGACTCTGAAGCGAACCTGGAGCAATTTTTACAGCAAGTTCGTGAAGTTCAACCGGATATTGAAGTGATGCCAATTTCATCCTTGACCCGGAAAGGGATTCAAGAACTTCTGTATCGTGCAGCTGATCTGCTGGATCAGGTTCCAGACGAGCGTGTGGTTGAAGAGGTAGCAGATGTATCTGAACGTAAAGTATACAGTCTGGACAAAAAAGAAGACGATGGTTTCAAAATTGTGCGTGAGAACGAAATGTTCGTTGTCGAAAGTGCCAAGATTGACCGCATGATGAAACGGATGCAACTGAACTCACATGAAGCTATACTGAAACTCGCACGTACACTGCGTTATATGGGTGTGGACGCTGAGTTACGTAAGCGCGGAGCTGTAGAAGGCACCATCGTGCGTATTGGAGACTTTGAATTCGAATTCGTGGAAGGCAGCAGTTACTACTAA
- the pheA gene encoding prephenate dehydratase, with translation MKRIAVLPEGSVSHEAIDFLFNGEPLDLLHSKLISDVFRATDSGIAQYSVIPIENTIEGSVSLHMDWLVNEVDIPMQAEWVYPSIQNVIGHGSEFKAESGEYDFGRITKIMSHPVAIPQCQNFIRLHSPGADLEGVNSTAEAVEIVKKNPGKGWVAIGTKLAAQKHGLDIMAEKVTDHDNNYTRFVLIGHEPVNIPREPDHVKTSLLVTLPEDAPGALHQVLSAFAWRKLNLTRLESRPTKKRLGSYYFYIDVVETVDSVLLTAAMAEIEALNCQVRVLGSYPCYTYPSR, from the coding sequence ATGAAACGAATTGCAGTATTACCTGAAGGCTCAGTCTCTCATGAGGCAATTGATTTCCTTTTCAACGGAGAACCATTAGATTTGCTTCATTCCAAGCTGATTTCGGATGTGTTTAGAGCAACGGATAGCGGGATTGCGCAATACAGTGTCATTCCGATTGAAAATACCATTGAAGGCTCCGTTAGTCTTCATATGGACTGGCTTGTGAATGAAGTAGATATTCCGATGCAAGCAGAGTGGGTATACCCATCCATCCAGAATGTTATTGGACATGGCTCGGAATTTAAGGCAGAGAGTGGCGAGTATGATTTCGGTAGAATTACCAAGATCATGTCTCACCCTGTGGCTATTCCGCAGTGTCAGAATTTTATTCGGCTGCATTCGCCTGGGGCGGACCTTGAAGGTGTGAACAGTACAGCCGAAGCTGTAGAAATTGTGAAAAAAAATCCGGGTAAGGGCTGGGTGGCGATCGGTACCAAGCTTGCTGCTCAGAAGCATGGTCTGGATATTATGGCTGAAAAGGTTACAGATCATGACAACAACTACACCCGTTTTGTGCTCATCGGCCATGAACCTGTGAACATTCCACGTGAACCGGATCATGTAAAAACCAGCTTGCTGGTGACATTGCCAGAAGATGCACCGGGTGCGTTGCATCAGGTATTATCAGCTTTTGCATGGCGGAAGCTGAACTTGACCCGTCTCGAATCTCGTCCAACGAAGAAACGATTGGGCAGTTACTATTTTTACATTGATGTTGTGGAAACAGTCGATTCGGTATTGCTTACCGCAGCCATGGCAGAGATTGAAGCATTGAATTGTCAGGTGCGCGTTCTGGGTAGCTATCCTTGTTATACATATCCTTCGAGATAA
- a CDS encoding M50 family metallopeptidase, producing MIRVWGVRITFHPFFVIIMMASLLTGHFIELITLFAIVFIHECGHAAAAALLGYRVLSIQMLPFGGVAVIEDGGTITAYREIMIALAGPLQNILMVGVVMLLQYGNLGDPVFLNYIIQGNLLIALFNLLPVLPLDGGKIVQALVSLWAPYYTTLMWTYRISILCSVGLILYAISRWFTGDYGLPLNILLIGLFLFYSNVTDYRNVPYRFIRFLMNREGAFARHAATGSLAQPIISFPAKPLDTILRLLKRERYHMVYVMNRQGRIMAVLPEQRIIGSYFQQNSDKL from the coding sequence TTGATTAGGGTGTGGGGAGTCCGCATTACGTTTCATCCGTTTTTTGTAATTATTATGATGGCCTCCCTTCTGACTGGACATTTCATTGAACTTATTACGTTGTTTGCCATCGTATTCATTCATGAATGTGGACATGCTGCGGCTGCTGCCCTTCTGGGCTATCGTGTCTTGTCGATCCAGATGCTCCCTTTTGGAGGAGTAGCGGTTATCGAAGATGGAGGTACGATTACGGCCTACCGGGAAATCATGATTGCTCTGGCTGGTCCATTACAAAACATCCTGATGGTTGGCGTGGTTATGCTGTTGCAGTATGGCAATCTGGGCGATCCGGTATTTCTCAACTATATCATTCAGGGGAACCTGCTCATTGCCCTCTTTAATCTGCTGCCTGTACTTCCTCTGGATGGAGGTAAAATTGTTCAGGCACTTGTCAGTCTGTGGGCACCCTACTATACAACATTAATGTGGACTTACAGAATTAGCATTCTGTGTAGCGTAGGGCTTATTTTATATGCTATCAGCCGATGGTTTACTGGCGACTACGGCCTACCGCTCAACATTCTGTTAATCGGCCTTTTTTTGTTCTATTCCAACGTAACGGATTACCGAAATGTGCCCTATCGCTTCATCCGTTTTCTCATGAATCGAGAGGGTGCGTTCGCTCGTCACGCGGCTACTGGCAGTTTGGCGCAGCCAATAATCTCATTTCCGGCGAAACCTTTGGACACTATTTTGCGTCTATTAAAGAGAGAAAGATACCATATGGTATACGTGATGAACAGACAGGGGCGAATTATGGCCGTCTTGCCTGAGCAACGGATAATCGGTTCCTATTTTCAACAAAATAGTGATAAATTGTAG
- the thrC gene encoding threonine synthase, with protein MRYQGLLQTYREHLPVNENTPLLTLQEGNTPLIHAENLSEELGLNVYFKYEGLNPTGSFKDRGMVMAVAKAMEEGSRTIMCASTGNTSAAAAAYAARGGLNCIVLIPNNNIALGKLAQAMIYGAKVIAINGNFDRALEIVREITAKHPITLVNSVNPFRIEGQKTAAFEVIEQLGEAPDVLAIPVGNAGNISAYWKGFKEYKEAGKSSTLPRMVGFEAEGAMAIVKGEPILEPETVATAIRIGNPASWKTAVAAAEESGGQINYVTDEQILTAYRTLASREGIFAEPASAASLAGVYKLKSEGYFKGGETVVCVLTGNGLKDPNIAIKTVATEPLVVEDTEEAVMAAIAQLEQQSV; from the coding sequence ATGAGATATCAAGGACTTTTGCAAACGTACAGAGAGCACCTTCCAGTTAATGAAAATACACCCCTGCTTACGCTTCAGGAAGGAAATACACCGTTGATTCATGCAGAGAATCTGTCTGAGGAACTCGGTTTGAATGTTTACTTCAAATACGAAGGTTTGAACCCTACGGGATCTTTCAAAGACCGCGGTATGGTTATGGCTGTTGCCAAAGCTATGGAAGAGGGCAGCCGTACGATCATGTGTGCATCCACAGGTAATACGTCAGCAGCTGCAGCGGCCTACGCCGCACGTGGTGGCCTCAATTGTATCGTACTGATCCCGAATAACAACATTGCACTGGGTAAACTGGCCCAAGCCATGATCTATGGAGCTAAGGTGATCGCGATTAATGGTAACTTTGACCGTGCACTGGAGATTGTGCGTGAGATCACAGCCAAACATCCGATCACGCTTGTAAACTCTGTGAATCCGTTCCGGATTGAAGGACAGAAGACAGCAGCGTTTGAAGTCATTGAACAACTTGGCGAAGCGCCTGACGTTCTGGCTATTCCAGTCGGTAATGCGGGTAATATCTCGGCTTATTGGAAAGGTTTCAAAGAATATAAAGAGGCAGGCAAGTCCAGCACGCTTCCACGTATGGTTGGTTTCGAAGCAGAAGGTGCGATGGCCATTGTCAAAGGTGAGCCGATCCTTGAACCTGAAACGGTAGCAACAGCAATTCGAATCGGTAATCCGGCGAGCTGGAAAACGGCGGTAGCTGCAGCTGAGGAATCTGGTGGACAGATCAACTATGTAACGGATGAACAAATCCTGACAGCGTATCGAACACTTGCTTCTCGGGAAGGAATTTTTGCTGAACCTGCTTCTGCGGCTTCCCTTGCCGGTGTATACAAACTGAAGAGTGAAGGGTACTTTAAAGGCGGAGAGACTGTAGTTTGTGTACTGACAGGTAATGGCCTGAAAGATCCTAATATTGCGATCAAAACAGTAGCGACTGAGCCACTTGTTGTTGAAGATACGGAAGAAGCGGTAATGGCGGCCATTGCACAACTGGAGCAGCAATCTGTATGA
- the rpmA gene encoding 50S ribosomal protein L27, with amino-acid sequence MLKLNLQLFASKKGVGSTKNGRDSNAQRLGVKRADGQTVTGGSILVRQRGTKIHPGTNVGIGKDDTLFAKIDGVVKFERWGRDRKKVSIYPVNVAPVAAAVEA; translated from the coding sequence ATGTTGAAATTAAATCTTCAGTTATTCGCATCGAAAAAAGGTGTAGGTTCCACGAAGAACGGACGTGACAGTAATGCTCAACGTCTGGGTGTTAAACGTGCTGATGGTCAAACTGTAACTGGTGGTAGCATTCTCGTTCGCCAACGCGGAACGAAAATTCACCCAGGAACTAACGTTGGCATCGGTAAAGATGACACTTTGTTCGCGAAAATCGACGGCGTTGTAAAATTCGAACGTTGGGGACGCGATCGCAAAAAAGTAAGCATCTATCCTGTTAATGTTGCTCCTGTAGCAGCTGCAGTAGAAGCGTAA
- a CDS encoding ACT domain-containing protein, giving the protein MNERYYLVREDILPEAVVKTMQVKELLASGDVKTVHEAVEQVGLSRSAFYKYKDGIHLINQLERERIVTISIDLEHQSGILSRVLGHVAGYGANVLTINQSIPLQGRANVVISVETTHLHGEIGEMLDRMQDMPGVRRTRIVGQG; this is encoded by the coding sequence GTGAACGAACGCTATTATTTAGTACGGGAAGATATTTTACCAGAGGCAGTGGTGAAGACCATGCAGGTAAAAGAACTACTGGCTTCTGGTGATGTTAAAACAGTGCATGAGGCGGTTGAACAGGTCGGATTAAGCCGGAGTGCCTTTTACAAGTACAAGGATGGGATTCATCTGATCAACCAGCTTGAGCGCGAGAGAATTGTAACGATCTCCATTGATCTGGAGCATCAGTCAGGGATCTTGTCTCGTGTGCTTGGACATGTAGCTGGTTATGGAGCTAATGTACTCACGATTAATCAGAGTATCCCGCTTCAGGGAAGAGCCAATGTTGTCATTTCGGTGGAAACAACACATCTTCATGGCGAAATTGGTGAAATGCTGGATCGAATGCAAGATATGCCTGGAGTAAGACGCACACGTATTGTAGGCCAAGGGTAA
- a CDS encoding ribosomal-processing cysteine protease Prp, whose translation MIIVQIFRDEDGNIERFSIEGHANFAKRGEDIVCAGVSAVTVGTVNSIETLTGVEMDAKMKNGFLSGSLPMLERGETWSQVQLLLESMVVMLSNIAESYGKYIKIQQFK comes from the coding sequence GTGATTATCGTTCAAATCTTTCGTGATGAGGACGGGAACATCGAACGTTTTTCCATTGAAGGGCATGCTAATTTTGCCAAGCGGGGAGAAGACATCGTATGTGCCGGGGTATCCGCTGTTACAGTGGGTACGGTGAACTCGATTGAAACATTGACCGGTGTCGAAATGGATGCCAAGATGAAGAATGGCTTTTTAAGCGGTTCTTTACCTATGTTAGAGAGAGGGGAAACCTGGTCCCAGGTACAATTGTTACTCGAATCCATGGTGGTTATGCTCTCTAATATTGCAGAGTCATACGGGAAGTATATTAAAATACAGCAATTCAAATAA
- a CDS encoding Rne/Rng family ribonuclease translates to MKQMIVHNEHNLMQMALLEEGKAVEFTAERTRDRGLLGSFFKGRVVNVLPGMQAAFVDIGQKKNAFLYVDDVLHPHLEKQPKVKPSISELLRPGQEVIVQVLKEPVGGKGARVTTHYSLPGRWLVYMPVADYVAVSKKIAREGDRSRLKALGEQLRRDEEGLIIRTVSGEEQHEAIKSDLETLRAQWYLIREKADSLPSPSLLHRDHSMVQRIIRDVYTPGSDEVITDSEGQAREVKALLEEISPGHQPKVQVYRGTESIFAAYGVQEQLNKDFARKVWLPGGGYIVIDHTEALTVVDVNTGKYTGAGGDSLEETVTETNIQAAVEIARLMRLRDIGGMIIVDFIDMEEASNRHEVAATLEGELKKDRTKAFVMGWTKLGLLELTRKKVREESTLPYVEPCSSCHGTGKRYISPLH, encoded by the coding sequence ATGAAACAAATGATAGTACATAATGAACATAACCTCATGCAAATGGCGCTTCTGGAAGAAGGCAAAGCTGTGGAATTTACGGCAGAGCGTACACGTGATCGTGGACTGCTGGGTTCCTTTTTCAAGGGACGGGTCGTGAATGTGTTACCAGGTATGCAAGCTGCTTTTGTGGATATTGGTCAGAAAAAGAATGCGTTCCTCTATGTGGACGATGTGTTGCATCCCCATCTGGAGAAACAGCCCAAGGTGAAGCCTTCCATCTCGGAGTTGCTTCGCCCGGGTCAGGAAGTCATTGTTCAGGTTCTGAAAGAACCGGTAGGAGGCAAGGGAGCCCGGGTGACGACTCATTATTCACTCCCGGGCCGTTGGCTTGTCTACATGCCTGTTGCTGACTATGTAGCGGTATCCAAGAAAATTGCCCGTGAAGGGGATCGTTCCCGTCTTAAGGCACTTGGGGAGCAACTGAGGCGGGATGAAGAAGGACTTATTATTCGGACCGTATCTGGAGAAGAGCAGCATGAAGCCATTAAGTCGGACTTGGAAACATTACGCGCGCAGTGGTATCTGATTCGTGAAAAAGCGGACAGTTTGCCTTCACCAAGCCTCTTGCATCGGGATCATAGCATGGTACAGCGAATCATCAGAGATGTGTATACGCCAGGGAGTGACGAAGTCATCACTGATAGTGAAGGGCAAGCCCGTGAGGTAAAAGCATTGCTGGAAGAGATTAGTCCTGGTCATCAACCCAAAGTACAGGTGTATCGGGGAACAGAATCCATCTTTGCTGCCTATGGTGTGCAGGAACAGTTGAATAAGGATTTTGCCCGGAAAGTGTGGTTGCCCGGAGGCGGATACATTGTTATTGATCATACCGAGGCTCTGACAGTTGTGGATGTGAACACGGGGAAGTATACGGGAGCTGGCGGTGACAGTCTGGAAGAGACCGTGACTGAGACCAACATACAGGCAGCAGTGGAGATTGCCCGTCTAATGCGCCTACGAGATATCGGTGGCATGATTATTGTCGACTTCATTGATATGGAGGAAGCCTCGAATCGGCATGAAGTCGCGGCAACCTTGGAGGGTGAGCTCAAGAAGGATCGGACCAAAGCGTTTGTAATGGGTTGGACCAAGCTGGGGTTGCTCGAACTTACCCGTAAGAAAGTGCGAGAAGAAAGTACGTTACCCTATGTGGAGCCGTGTTCTTCCTGCCATGGTACGGGAAAAAGATATATTTCACCTTTGCATTGA
- a CDS encoding homoserine dehydrogenase: MKPVKVGLLGLGTVGTGVVRIVEGNQEDLSSQVGSPIVIEKIAVKNTEKERVIAVDRAKLTEDPWEVIRHPDIDVIVEVMGGIDQTKEYILEALERGKHIVTANKDLMALHGTEILAKAQEKQCDVFYEASVAGGIPIIRTLIEGFSSDRITRIMGIVNGTTNFILTKMSQEGASYEEVLAEAQALGYAESDPTSDVEGLDAARKMAILSTLGFRTNVELKDVTVKGISSVTREDIMYAKRLGYEMKLLGIADRIGDEITISVQPTMVRQNHPIASVNGVFNAVYVHGEAVGETMFYGAGAGELPTATSVVADIVAVTKNLKLGVNGLKAIVPYKIKRLQSDEQIVSKNFILLHVDDKAGVLAQITQIFAEYDVSLASVVQQPNEHNPDAEIIIVTHNASKASMDKVLKHFESLSVIRRIKSVYRVEG, from the coding sequence GTGAAACCAGTAAAAGTCGGATTGTTGGGTCTGGGAACTGTCGGAACGGGAGTCGTTCGCATTGTGGAAGGGAATCAGGAGGATCTGAGCAGTCAGGTTGGATCGCCGATTGTCATCGAGAAGATCGCAGTGAAAAATACAGAGAAAGAACGTGTTATTGCTGTAGACCGTGCCAAGCTTACGGAAGATCCTTGGGAAGTCATTCGTCATCCGGATATTGATGTCATCGTTGAAGTCATGGGCGGCATTGATCAGACGAAGGAGTATATTCTTGAAGCGTTGGAACGTGGGAAGCATATCGTAACAGCAAACAAAGATCTCATGGCACTTCATGGTACAGAGATTTTGGCGAAGGCACAGGAAAAACAATGTGACGTGTTCTATGAGGCGAGTGTTGCTGGAGGGATTCCGATCATTCGTACGCTGATTGAAGGTTTCTCTTCTGACCGGATTACCCGCATTATGGGGATTGTGAACGGAACAACGAACTTTATTCTGACCAAAATGAGTCAGGAGGGTGCATCCTATGAAGAAGTGCTGGCTGAAGCACAGGCTCTGGGATATGCCGAATCGGATCCAACTTCCGATGTGGAGGGACTTGACGCAGCTCGCAAAATGGCGATCTTGAGTACACTCGGTTTCCGCACCAATGTGGAGTTGAAGGATGTGACCGTTAAAGGAATATCCTCCGTAACTCGTGAAGACATTATGTATGCCAAAAGATTGGGCTATGAGATGAAGTTACTTGGTATTGCGGACCGTATTGGCGATGAGATCACGATCAGCGTTCAGCCGACAATGGTTAGACAGAATCACCCGATTGCTTCAGTCAACGGTGTGTTCAACGCAGTATATGTACACGGTGAAGCTGTAGGGGAGACGATGTTCTACGGTGCGGGTGCGGGAGAACTCCCAACGGCAACTTCGGTTGTAGCTGACATTGTGGCGGTTACCAAAAACCTTAAACTTGGCGTGAACGGTCTCAAAGCAATTGTGCCTTATAAGATTAAGCGACTACAAAGCGACGAGCAGATCGTGTCGAAAAACTTTATTTTACTACACGTAGACGACAAAGCCGGTGTATTGGCACAAATTACACAAATTTTCGCAGAATATGATGTCAGTCTGGCGTCGGTTGTTCAACAGCCGAATGAGCACAACCCGGATGCCGAGATCATTATCGTTACACATAATGCAAGTAAGGCAAGCATGGATAAAGTGTTAAAACATTTTGAATCACTCAGCGTCATTCGCCGCATTAAGAGTGTCTACCGGGTCGAAGGATAA
- a CDS encoding Spo0B domain-containing protein, with translation MKSWKRVPWIAACSLLIPLVFVMLYPAMISSVVCALWSVAVLLISVNAMKKQAEAERRAIIQSMEKTAIASLNHHRHDWMNDLQVLYGYLRLGKLDKSLQCVERIKERVTEESRISRLGIPSLVFYLQSFRASGIALDLHVEIEDELQLSALVSPEDGESLTGAIADAIRAYQYGGGRSSWGEVRKLTLNFGQDHGDVVVRLDGDQTPDPETLRQLTAVLKGKKVRTEQFPSEDTFIQFRMPCGI, from the coding sequence ATGAAATCTTGGAAAAGAGTGCCGTGGATTGCGGCATGTTCACTTCTGATTCCTTTGGTTTTCGTTATGTTGTATCCGGCGATGATCTCAAGCGTCGTGTGCGCATTGTGGTCCGTCGCAGTATTGCTCATTTCTGTGAATGCGATGAAGAAACAGGCGGAGGCGGAACGCAGAGCCATCATACAATCCATGGAAAAAACAGCAATTGCTTCATTAAATCATCATCGACACGACTGGATGAACGACCTTCAGGTGTTATATGGATATCTTCGGCTGGGCAAACTTGATAAATCCTTGCAATGTGTGGAAAGAATAAAAGAGCGGGTTACAGAAGAAAGCCGAATCTCCAGATTAGGTATTCCTTCCCTCGTATTTTATCTTCAGTCTTTTCGCGCCAGTGGAATCGCGCTGGACTTGCATGTGGAAATAGAAGATGAGTTGCAGCTTAGTGCTCTGGTCTCTCCCGAGGATGGCGAGTCACTTACCGGGGCGATTGCGGATGCAATCAGGGCCTATCAATATGGCGGCGGCCGGTCTTCTTGGGGAGAGGTTCGCAAACTGACCTTGAACTTCGGACAGGATCATGGAGATGTGGTTGTCCGACTGGACGGGGATCAAACACCCGATCCGGAAACACTGCGGCAGCTTACTGCCGTACTCAAAGGAAAAAAAGTCAGAACGGAGCAGTTTCCGTCTGAGGATACGTTTATACAATTCAGAATGCCGTGTGGAATATAG
- the thrB gene encoding homoserine kinase — protein sequence MSLREKVTVKIPASTANLGPGFDTLGMALSLYAWLEMKPAEQTTFHLHGNHLTGLPTDKSNLIYEVAQMVFNEAGVSVPELEISMYSDIPLTRGLGSSASAIVGALAAANALIGAPLSDAKLLDMATSLEKHPDNVGASLYGGIITAAWNGQQVDHIRIEPHQDLQALVIVPEFQLSTSKARNVIPEQFGMSDVVHNISRSSLLVAALASGRLDMIQKAMSDRIHQPYRASLVPGMAEILEHAVDHGALGAALSGAGPTVLTLVDRHDTRKAGLEQYLLDTMEREGISASALWLDPDLDGVTVLPDQDERPFLDRIKGEVNA from the coding sequence ATGAGTTTGCGTGAAAAGGTAACCGTAAAAATACCTGCAAGCACAGCCAATCTCGGTCCGGGGTTTGATACCCTGGGCATGGCATTGTCTTTGTATGCCTGGTTGGAAATGAAACCTGCCGAGCAGACAACATTTCATCTTCACGGCAATCATTTGACAGGCCTGCCAACAGATAAATCGAATTTGATTTACGAAGTGGCACAGATGGTATTCAATGAAGCTGGGGTATCCGTCCCTGAATTGGAGATTTCCATGTATTCGGATATTCCGCTTACGCGGGGACTCGGGAGCAGTGCATCAGCCATCGTTGGTGCATTGGCAGCAGCGAATGCATTAATTGGTGCTCCTTTATCCGATGCGAAGCTTCTGGATATGGCCACATCCCTCGAGAAGCATCCTGATAATGTTGGAGCATCTCTGTATGGCGGTATTATTACGGCTGCATGGAATGGTCAACAGGTAGATCATATACGTATTGAACCACACCAGGATCTGCAGGCTTTGGTTATTGTACCTGAATTCCAGCTGTCTACTTCAAAAGCAAGGAATGTAATTCCAGAGCAATTTGGCATGTCTGATGTGGTGCATAACATTAGCAGATCCTCACTGCTCGTTGCCGCTTTGGCGAGTGGACGACTGGATATGATTCAAAAGGCGATGTCAGATCGAATTCACCAACCATATCGGGCATCATTGGTGCCAGGCATGGCTGAGATATTGGAACATGCTGTTGATCATGGAGCGTTGGGAGCTGCCCTGAGCGGAGCTGGACCGACTGTATTGACTTTGGTAGATCGTCATGACACCCGAAAAGCGGGATTGGAACAATATTTGCTGGACACTATGGAGCGGGAGGGCATATCTGCTTCTGCACTGTGGCTCGATCCGGATTTGGACGGTGTAACCGTGCTGCCTGATCAAGACGAACGTCCTTTTCTGGACAGAATCAAAGGGGAAGTTAATGCATGA
- the rplU gene encoding 50S ribosomal protein L21: MYAIIETGGKQYKVQEGDVLFIEKLTANDGESVTFDRVLAVSNDQGLTAGTPLISGATVTAKVEKHGKGQKVIVYKYKPKKNYHVKQGHRQPYTKVTIETIKA, from the coding sequence ATGTACGCAATTATTGAAACAGGCGGCAAACAGTACAAAGTCCAAGAGGGCGATGTTCTGTTCATCGAGAAATTGACTGCGAACGATGGCGAAAGCGTAACGTTCGACCGTGTCCTGGCTGTATCTAACGATCAAGGTTTGACAGCAGGTACACCATTGATTTCCGGAGCTACTGTAACGGCTAAAGTGGAGAAACATGGCAAAGGACAAAAGGTTATCGTATACAAATACAAACCTAAAAAGAACTACCATGTGAAGCAAGGTCACCGTCAACCGTACACTAAAGTAACTATCGAAACAATCAAAGCGTAA